CGTGGTGGTTCCTGGCCTCGCCCATGACGGCGCCCCTCTTCGTGGCCAACCTCCATGTGAAGATCATGGAGTCCTTCGTGGACAACCCGGCCATCCACGTGGCCGCGCTGAAGAGCCCGGTGCTGCGGGGCGGCCCCTACATCAACTACGGCGTGCAGCAGGTCGACGCGGTCAAGGCGCTGCTCGAGCGCACCTTGAAGGAAGAGGCCCTGTCCCTGCGGTACGCCGAGGCCGTCCTGGAGCTGGAGAAGCTGCTGGACTCGGCCGAGGGCTTCTCCCTGGAGGAGCTGTACCCGCGCGTGCCGGACCTGCTGCGCGGTTATGTGGAGCTCACCTATGACATGAAGAACCGCGCCTCGCCGCGCTTCTTCGAGTCGCTCCTCTACCGCAGCCCCTTCCACCGTGAGTCCTCGCAGAGCCTCTGCATGCGGCTCATCCACGGCGACGCCCGGCCCTACGTCTTCAGCACGCCGCGGTTGGATACCCAGGATGGCAGCCTCCAGGTGAAGCTGCCCTACCGGCATGAGGCCCTCGACCAGCTCTACGCCATGCGGCGCACCCCCGGGCCCGTGGAGCCCGTGCGCGAGGCCCTGGGGATCGAGCCCCGGGACTTCGAGACCTTCTCCTCCTTCTTCACGGAGCAGCCGCCGCGCCCCGCCCCCCGGTACGACGGCGATGGCGTGCGCGTGCGCTACTTCGGCCATGCCTGCGTGCTCATCGAGTCGCGCCACGTCAGCGTCCTCACGGATCCCGTCATCTCCTACGACTTCCCCACGGAAGTGCCGCGCTACACCTACGCGGATCTGCCGGAGAAGATCGACTACGTGCTCATCACCCACGGGCACGCGGATCACCTGATGTTCGAGCCGCTGCTCCAGTTGCGCCATCGCATCGGCACCATCGTGGTGCCGGCCAACAACGGCGGACGGCTGGCGGATCCCTCCCTCAAGCTGATGCTCAAGCAGGCCGGCTTCAAGAACGTGGTGGCGCTCTCGGACCTGGAGTCCCTGCCGCTCCCCGGCGGCGAGCTCATCGGCCTGCCCTTCATCGGCGAGCACGGCGACCTCGACATCCAGGCCAAGATCGCCCACCTCGTCCGGCTCGAGGGCAAGAACCTGTTGATGGCCGCCGACTCCAACGCGCTCGAGCCGCGCCTGTACGAGCATGTCCACCGGGAGGTGGGTCACATCGACATGATGTGGCTGGGCATGGAGTCCGAGGGTGGGCCCCTGAGCTGGATGTACGGCCCCCTGCTGCCCGCCCCCATGCCCAGGAAGATGGATCAGTCGCGGCGGCTCAATGGCTCCAATGCCGTGCGCGCCATCGAGATCGTCCAGCGGCTCAAGCCCGGGCAGGTCTTCATCTACGCCATGGGCCGCGAGCCCTGGCTGGGCCATGTGATGGTGATGGGCTACCACGAGAACTCGCCCCAGCTCGTGGAGTCCCGCAAGCTGCTCGAGTACTGCCGCGAGCGGGGCATCACCGCGGACATGCCCTACGGGCAGGCCGAGCTCTTCCTCCGCTGACGGCCATCGCCCCCCACCGCATGTCCCAGGCCTCTTCCCCTGTCACCGTGCGCCGCCTCCTGGGACTGGCTCGGGCCGAGGGGCGCTCCCTGTCCGCTGGCATCTTCTTCCTGCTGCTCAGCAGCGGCATGGCCCTCGTCTTTCCCCAGGCCCTCCGGTTCATCATCGACGAGGCACTCGGGGCCAGGAACCAGGCCTTCATCGATCGGGCAGCGCTCGGGCTGATCGCCGTCTTCGCCGTGCAGGCCGGGGCCGATGCGCTGCGCTACTCCTTCTTCACCAACGCCGGCGAGCGCATCGTGACGCGGTTGCGGCACGACCTGTTCGCCAGCCTCGTGGCCCAGGAGGTGGCCTTCTTCGACGAGCACAAGACGGGCGAGCTCACCAGCCGGCTGACCGCCGATACCCAGGTGCTCCAGCACGCGGTGAGCAACAACATCGCCACGGCGCTGCGCTGTGGCGCCCAGGCGGCCGGCGGGCTGGCGCTGCTCCTCTACACCTCGCCGCTCCTCACCCTGCTGATGCTGGCCATCGTGCCCCCCGTGGTCGTCGCGACCGTGCTCTTCGGCCGGCGCATCCGGCAGACCTCCAGGCGGGTGCAGGCCGCGCTCGCCGAGGCCAACGGCGTGGCGGATGAAGTCCTCTCCGGCATCCGCACCGTGCGCGCCTTCGCCGCCGAGCGCCATGAGGTGGAGCGCTACCGCCACTGCCTGGAGCGCGCCTTCGCGGTGGCTCGCGAGCGCTCCCGTCTGTCCACCGCCTACGTCGCCAGCACTTCCTTCGCGGGCCTCGCCGCCGCCGCGGTGGTGCTGTGGTACGGCAGCCGGTTGATGCTCCGGGGCGAGCTCTCCATGGGCGGCCTGACGTCCTTCCTCGTCTACTCCACGCTCGTCTCCATGGCCCTCAGCGGGCTGACGGACCTGTGGGCCGACCTCATGCGCGCCTCGGGCTGCGCCGAGCGGGTCTTCGAGATGCTCGACCGCCAGCCCTCCATGCCCTCCTCCGGTGGCGAGCGCCTCCGGGAGCTCCAGGGCCAGGTCCGCTTCCAGGCCGTGCGCTTCGCCTATCCCGCTCGCCCGGACGTGCCCGTGCTCCATGACGTCGACCTGGCACTCCAGCCGGGCGAGGTCGTGGCCATCGTCGGCCCTTCCGGGGCGGGCAAGTCCACCATCGCCGGGCTGCTGACGCGCATGTACGACCCCGAGAGCGGGCGCGTGCTGTTGGATGGCAAGGAGTTGCGCTCGCTGGACCCTGAATGGCTACGGCAGCGGATCGGCACGGTGGCCCAGGAGCCACTGCTGTTCGCTTCCTCCATCGCGGACAACATCCGCTACGGCCGCATGGATGCCTCGGACGCGGAGCTGGAGGCCGCCGCTCGCGCCGCCAACGCCCACGAGTTCATCTCCCGCTTTCCCGAGGGTTATCGGACGCTGGTCGGGGAGCGCGGCGTGCAGCTGTCCGGTGGCCAGAAGCAGCGCATCGCCATCGCCCGCGCGGTGCTGAAGGACCCGCGCCTGCTGGTGCTGGATGAGGCCACCAGTGCGCTCGACGCGGAGAGCGAGCACCTCGTGCAGGAAGCCCTGGAGCGGCTGATGAAGGGCCGTACCACCCTCATCATCGCCCACCGGCTGTCCACGGTGATTGGCGCCGACCGCGTGGTGGTGCTCGAGGGGGGTAGGGTGGTTCAGAGCGGCGACCACTCCACCTTGATGGGGCAAGAGGGGTTGTACCGCCGGCTGGTGGAGCGCCAGTTCGTGGCCGCCTGATGTTCCCGGAGTCGCTCCCTCTCCCCTCGGGAGAGGGTTGGGGTGAGGGTTTCCGCACCCGTTCTTCAACCCGTGGCCCAGCGTGGGGACAGGGGGTTCAACCCGGGAACCTCGACACCCTCACCCCGTCCCTCTCCCGGCGGGAGAGGGGAAATGGCCGCGGAATGGCCGCGGTGGTGGGTGAAGGGGTTCAGCCCGCCTGCTGGAGGCCTCCGCTTGTCCCGGCTCGCTTCAGCAACTCCCTCAGCCGTGCGGCCAGGTGCTCCACGTGCGGCATCGCGATGAGGCTGAAGTGGTCGCCCGGTACCTCGTGCACCTCCACTCCTCCCCGCACCAGCTCGCCCCAACCCAGGTCCTTCTCCTGGCCCTCGGCCCCCTCTGCCGCCCTCAGCAGCACCAGTGCGCCACCGTAGGGTTTCGGCTCGTACGTCCGTGAGGCACTCCGGTTGCGCGCGTACATCCGCCACAGCGCTCTCACCTCGTCGGCCGCCGCCTCCTCCACCAGCGGATGGGCTCGCCCCTCCAGCACCGACTTCAGCTCCACCGCGTCCACCTGCTCGAGCACTTCCGCCGCCCTCGGGTGCAGCCCCGACAGCCGTGACAGGTGCTCGGCGAACTCGAACACCGCCTGCTCCACCATCGTCTCCGGGGCTGCTTCCGTTCCCGCCGCTTCCTCTCTGCCCCTCGCGTCGATGACGGCCAGCAGGGCCACCCGCTCGCCTCGCGCTTCCAGCTGTCTCGCCATCTCGTACGCCACGCGCCCGCCCATGGACCAGCCTCCCAACAGGTACGGGCCCTCGGGCTGCACCTCGCGCACCGCTTCCAGGTAGCGCGCGGCCATCTCCTCCACCGTCTCTCCGGACCCGCTCGCCGGCACCTGCAGTCCGTAGAAGGGCTGCTCCGCGTCCAGCCTCCTCGCCAGCTCCAGGTACCCCAGCACGCTGCCGCCCACCGGGTGCACGCAGAAGAAGGGCCTTCCGCTCCCGCCCTTCCTCAGCGTCACCAGCGGCGAGTCCGACGTGCTCCCCGCCTCGATGCGCGCCGCCAGCTTCTCCAGCGTGGGCGCCTCGAACAGGTCGATGACCGCGAGCTGGGCCCCGAACAGCGTTCCCACCCGCGCCACCACCTGCGTCGCCAGCAGCGAGTGTCCGCCCAGCTCGAAGAAGTCGTCGTGCACGCCCACTCGCGGCACGTTGAGCAGCTCCCGCCAGAGCTCCGCCAGCCGCTGCTCCGTCCCGGTGCGCGGCGCCACGTACGTCTCCCGCGCCTTGCTCCGCGACGGCGCCGGCAGCGCCTTCCGGTCCACCTTTCCGTTGGACGTCAACGGCAGCGTCTCCAGCACCACGAAGGCCGCGGGCACCATGTAGTCCGGCAGCCGCTCCTCCAGGTACGTGCGCAGCCCTCGCTCCTCCAGCGTACTCCCCGGCCTGCCCACCGCGTACGCCACCAGGTGCTTGTTGCCTCCGGCTTCCTCGCGCGCCACCACCACGCACTCGCTCACGCCGGGATTCTGGCCCAACGCCGCTTCCACCTCGCCCAGCTCCACCCGGTAGCCACGGATCTTCAACTGGTGGTCCACCCGGCCCAGGAACTCGATGCGGCCTCCTTCCAGCCACCGCACCCGGTCTCCCGTCCGGTACAGCCTCGCTCCAGCTACGCCGCTGAAGCGGTCCGGCACGAAGCGCTCCGCAGTCAGATCCGGCCGGCCCAGGTAGCCCCGGCCCACGCTCTCGCCGCCGATGTACAGCTCGCCCGGGACTCCCGGCGCCACCGGCTGCTCGTACCCGTCCAGCACGTACACCCGCACGTTCCCCAGCGGCCGGCCCAGCGGCACCGACTGCGCCCCCGGTACCCGCGCCCCTCGCTCCACCTTCGCTGCGAGCACGCCCACCGTCGTCTCCGTCGGGCCGTAGTGGTTGTACACCTCGCACTCCGGCGCGAGCGCGTGCACCTTCTCCACCAGCGCCCACTCCGACGTGTCACCGCCCAGCACCAGCCTCCGGCGCGGCAGCAGCGCCTGGGCGTCCTCTCCCGCCAGCAGCGCCTCCAGGTGCGTCGGGACCACCTTCAGTCCCTCCACCCCGTGCTTGCGTCCGTACGCCGCCAGCAGCCCCGCGTCCGAGGCCGTCTCCTTCTCCACCAGGTGCACCGTGCCTCCCGCGCACAGCGTGGGGAAGAGCGCCGTGTGCCCCAGGTCCGCCGCCAGCGTCGACACCGACGCGAAGCTCATCCCCTCCGGCAGCTCCAGCCTCTGGCTCACTCCCGCCACGTAGCACGCCAGCTGCCCGTGCTCGATGCACACCCCCTTCGGCCGCCCCGTGCTCCCCGACGTGTAGATGACGTACGCCGCGTTGCCCGGGGACACCTCGCTCTCCGGCGCCTCCTCCGGCTGCGACTCCAGCAGCCCATCCTCCGCGTCCAGGCTCACCACGAAGCCCCCCTGCGAGGGCAGCTCCTCCGCCAACGCCTCCTCGGTGACGATGACCTGCACCCGCGCGTCCTTGAGCACGTGCAGCACCCGCTCCGGGAAGCGCGCCGAGGACGGATCCACCGGCACGTACGCCCCGCCCGCCTTGAGGATGCCCAGCAGGCCCACCAGCGCGTGCGCCCGCCGCTCCACGAACAGGCCCACCCGCGTCTCCGGCGCCACTCCCAGCGCCTTCAGCCAGTGCGCCAGCTGGTTCGCCCTCCGCTCCAGCTCCGCGTAGGTGAGCTGCCCGTCCGCGGCCACCACCGCCACCGCACCGGGCGTCCTCG
The sequence above is drawn from the Archangium gephyra genome and encodes:
- a CDS encoding MBL fold metallo-hydrolase, giving the protein MSPPALYLKQNVVTEPLYNQWYAWWFLASPMTAPLFVANLHVKIMESFVDNPAIHVAALKSPVLRGGPYINYGVQQVDAVKALLERTLKEEALSLRYAEAVLELEKLLDSAEGFSLEELYPRVPDLLRGYVELTYDMKNRASPRFFESLLYRSPFHRESSQSLCMRLIHGDARPYVFSTPRLDTQDGSLQVKLPYRHEALDQLYAMRRTPGPVEPVREALGIEPRDFETFSSFFTEQPPRPAPRYDGDGVRVRYFGHACVLIESRHVSVLTDPVISYDFPTEVPRYTYADLPEKIDYVLITHGHADHLMFEPLLQLRHRIGTIVVPANNGGRLADPSLKLMLKQAGFKNVVALSDLESLPLPGGELIGLPFIGEHGDLDIQAKIAHLVRLEGKNLLMAADSNALEPRLYEHVHREVGHIDMMWLGMESEGGPLSWMYGPLLPAPMPRKMDQSRRLNGSNAVRAIEIVQRLKPGQVFIYAMGREPWLGHVMVMGYHENSPQLVESRKLLEYCRERGITADMPYGQAELFLR
- a CDS encoding ABC transporter ATP-binding protein, whose product is MSQASSPVTVRRLLGLARAEGRSLSAGIFFLLLSSGMALVFPQALRFIIDEALGARNQAFIDRAALGLIAVFAVQAGADALRYSFFTNAGERIVTRLRHDLFASLVAQEVAFFDEHKTGELTSRLTADTQVLQHAVSNNIATALRCGAQAAGGLALLLYTSPLLTLLMLAIVPPVVVATVLFGRRIRQTSRRVQAALAEANGVADEVLSGIRTVRAFAAERHEVERYRHCLERAFAVARERSRLSTAYVASTSFAGLAAAAVVLWYGSRLMLRGELSMGGLTSFLVYSTLVSMALSGLTDLWADLMRASGCAERVFEMLDRQPSMPSSGGERLRELQGQVRFQAVRFAYPARPDVPVLHDVDLALQPGEVVAIVGPSGAGKSTIAGLLTRMYDPESGRVLLDGKELRSLDPEWLRQRIGTVAQEPLLFASSIADNIRYGRMDASDAELEAAARAANAHEFISRFPEGYRTLVGERGVQLSGGQKQRIAIARAVLKDPRLLVLDEATSALDAESEHLVQEALERLMKGRTTLIIAHRLSTVIGADRVVVLEGGRVVQSGDHSTLMGQEGLYRRLVERQFVAA